One region of Channa argus isolate prfri chromosome 20, Channa argus male v1.0, whole genome shotgun sequence genomic DNA includes:
- the cox11 gene encoding cytochrome c oxidase assembly protein COX11, mitochondrial: MLLPLLLRPSLRCPQPSVLLTQCIRTLRCDAAKTLHCQAEHLLRRRLPLRFHTQNRGTKSRNRKTKTQEEEWKTRNKTVLTYIAAAGVGMIGLSYAAVPLYRLYCQASGLGGTAVAGHDADLVETMKPVKERVIRITFNADTHASMQWNFRPQQTEIFVVPGETALAFYRAKNPTDKPIIGISTYNVVPFDAGQYFNKIQCFCFEEQRLNPHEEVDMPVFFYIDPEFDEDPRMARVDTITLSYTFFEAKEGQMLSLPGYSYK; the protein is encoded by the exons ATGCTGCTGCCTCTCCTGCTCCGTCCGTCTCTCCGCTGCCCTCAACCCTCTGTGCTGTTAACACAATGTATCCGGACGCTTCGGTGCGATGCGGCCAAGACACTGCACTGTCAAGCTGAACACCTGCTACGACGGAGGCTTCCTCTACGCTTCCACACACAGAACCGAGGAACCAAGAGCCGAAACAGAAAGACCAAGACTCAGGAGGAGGAGTGGAAAACCAGAAACAAGACGGTACTGACTTACATTGCAGCAGCCGGGGTGGGGATGATCGGCTTGTCATACGCTGCAGTGCCGCTCTACAGACTCTATTGTCAG GCTTCAGGGCTTGGCGGCACAGCAGTTGCCGGCCATGATGCGGACCTGGTGGAGACGATGAAGCCAGTGAAGGAGCGTGTCATTAGGATCACCTTCAACGCAGACACACATGCCAGCATGCAGTGGAACTTCAGACCGCAGCAGACTGAGATCTTT GTGGTTCCAGGGGAAACGGCACTGGCATTCTACAGAGCCAAAAACCCCACTGATAAACCCATTATCGGCATCTCCACCTACAACGTGGTGCCTTTTGACGCAGGACAGTACTTCAACAAGATCCAG tgtttctgctttgagGAGCAACGTCTGAACCCCCACGAGGAGGTGGACATGCCCGTCTTCTTTTACATCGACCCAGAGTTTGACGAGGACCCCCGCATGGCCCGAGTGGACACCATCACCCTTTCATACACCTTCTTTGAGGCCAAGGAGGGTCAGATGCTTTCACTGCCTGGGTACAGCTACAAATGA